Proteins encoded within one genomic window of Humulus lupulus chromosome 1, drHumLupu1.1, whole genome shotgun sequence:
- the LOC133812736 gene encoding probable serine protease EDA2 isoform X1: MEQNWKTTSFLLSFLVISAFSCSYGYKMPRTRSTKLNASHYLTTKELWFSQTLDHFSPYDHRQFKQRYYEYLDNFRIPDGPIFLKICGESSCNGIPNDYLTVLSKKFGAAVVTLEHRYYGKSSPFKSLATENLRYLSSKQALFDLAVFRQYYQKSLNQKLNRTNVENPWFVLGVSYSGALSAWFRLKFPHLTCGSLASSAVVLAVYNFTEFDKQIGESAGPECKAALQEITHLVDQRLATQKKSVKALFGAAELEIDGDFLYFLADCAVMAFQYGNPDQLCSPLVQAKKNGEDLVDAYAKYVKEYYSSDVQIYNQKYLKNTALTEDTSARLWWFQVCTEVAYFQVAPKTDSIRSSKVDTKYHLDLCKNVFGEGVYPDVDATNIYYGGTNIGGTKIVFTNGSQDPWRHASKQTSSPDMPSYIITCHNCGHGTDLRGCPQSPLSPEGDAKKCSNPDAVHKVRQKIIENIDLWLSQCQDGEKSCI; the protein is encoded by the exons ATGGAGCAAAACTGGAAAACGACGTCATTTTTGTTGTCGTTTTTGGTGATTTCAGCCTTCTCCTGCAGCTATGGCTACAAAATGCCTCGAACCAGGTCTACCAAGTTAAATGCAAGCCATTACTTGACCACTAAGGAGCTTTGGTTCAGTCAAACTCTCGATCATTTTTCTCCTTAC GATCATCGTCAATTTAAGCAACGCTACTATGAATACCTTGATAATTTTCGAATCCCAGATGGACCCATCTTTCTTAAAATTTGCGGCGAAAGCTCCTGCAATGGAATACCAAATGATTATCTCAcc GTTTTGTCGAAGAAGTTTGGAGCAGCTGTGGTAACACTGGAGCATCGTTACTATGGAAAAAGCTCTCCTTTTAAATCACTTGCCACTGAGAATTTGAGATATTTGTCTTCCAAACAGGCCCTTTTCGATTTGGCTGTTTTTCGTCAATATTATCAG AAGTCCCTGAATCAGAAACTAAATAGAACAAATGTTGAAAATCCATGGTTTGTATTGGGGGTTTCGTATTCTGGAGCTCTAAGTGCATGGTTCCGTCTCAAATTCCCTCATTTAACTTGTGGAAGTCTTGCAAGTTCTGCTGTTGTTCTTGCTGTTTACAACTTTACTGAGTTTGACAAACAG ATTGGCGAGTCAGCTGGACCAGAATGTAAAGCTGCCTTGCAAGAGATAACTCATCTTGTCGATCAAAGACTTGCTACACAAAAAAAATCAGTGAAGGCATTGTTTGGTGCGGCCGAG CTTGAGATTGACGGTGATTTCTTATATTTTCTGGCAGACTGTGCTGTTATGGCG TTTCAGTATGGTAATCCTGATCAACTATGCTCCCCTCTTGTTCAAGCGAAGAAGAATGGAGAGGATTTGGTG GATGCATATGCCAAGTATGTCAAAGAATATTATTCAAGTGATGTCCAAATATACAATCAGAAGTACTTGAAAAACACGGCTCTTACCGAAGACACTTCTGCACGACTGTGGTGGTTCCAAGTTTGCACTGAAGTAGCATATTTTCAAGTGGCACCTAAAACTGACAGCATTCGATCCTCAAAAGTTGATACCAA ATACCATTTGGACCTATGCAAGAATGTCTTTGGGGAGGGTGTCTATCCTGATGTTGATGCTACAAATATATACTATGGGGGCACAAATATTGGAG GGACCAAAATAGTGTTTACAAACGGCTCACAAGATCCATGGCGTCACGCTTCAAAACAGACTTCATCTCCAGATA TGCCTTCCTACATTATCACTTGCCATAACTGTGGCCATGGAACCGATTTGCGAGGATGTCCCCAGTCTCCTTTAAGCCCTGAAG gcGATGCCAAGAAATGCAGCAACCCTGATGCAGTTCACAAAGTAAGACAAAAGATCATAGAAAACATAGACCTATGGTTGTCTCAGTGCCAAGACGGTGAAAAGAGTTGCATCTAG
- the LOC133812736 gene encoding probable serine protease EDA2 isoform X2: MEQNWKTTSFLLSFLVISAFSCSYGYKMPRTRSTKLNASHYLTTKELWFSQTLDHFSPYDHRQFKQRYYEYLDNFRIPDGPIFLKICGESSCNGIPNDYLTVLSKKFGAAVVTLEHRYYGKSSPFKSLATENLRYLSSKQALFDLAVFRQYYQSLNQKLNRTNVENPWFVLGVSYSGALSAWFRLKFPHLTCGSLASSAVVLAVYNFTEFDKQIGESAGPECKAALQEITHLVDQRLATQKKSVKALFGAAELEIDGDFLYFLADCAVMAFQYGNPDQLCSPLVQAKKNGEDLVDAYAKYVKEYYSSDVQIYNQKYLKNTALTEDTSARLWWFQVCTEVAYFQVAPKTDSIRSSKVDTKYHLDLCKNVFGEGVYPDVDATNIYYGGTNIGGTKIVFTNGSQDPWRHASKQTSSPDMPSYIITCHNCGHGTDLRGCPQSPLSPEGDAKKCSNPDAVHKVRQKIIENIDLWLSQCQDGEKSCI, translated from the exons ATGGAGCAAAACTGGAAAACGACGTCATTTTTGTTGTCGTTTTTGGTGATTTCAGCCTTCTCCTGCAGCTATGGCTACAAAATGCCTCGAACCAGGTCTACCAAGTTAAATGCAAGCCATTACTTGACCACTAAGGAGCTTTGGTTCAGTCAAACTCTCGATCATTTTTCTCCTTAC GATCATCGTCAATTTAAGCAACGCTACTATGAATACCTTGATAATTTTCGAATCCCAGATGGACCCATCTTTCTTAAAATTTGCGGCGAAAGCTCCTGCAATGGAATACCAAATGATTATCTCAcc GTTTTGTCGAAGAAGTTTGGAGCAGCTGTGGTAACACTGGAGCATCGTTACTATGGAAAAAGCTCTCCTTTTAAATCACTTGCCACTGAGAATTTGAGATATTTGTCTTCCAAACAGGCCCTTTTCGATTTGGCTGTTTTTCGTCAATATTATCAG TCCCTGAATCAGAAACTAAATAGAACAAATGTTGAAAATCCATGGTTTGTATTGGGGGTTTCGTATTCTGGAGCTCTAAGTGCATGGTTCCGTCTCAAATTCCCTCATTTAACTTGTGGAAGTCTTGCAAGTTCTGCTGTTGTTCTTGCTGTTTACAACTTTACTGAGTTTGACAAACAG ATTGGCGAGTCAGCTGGACCAGAATGTAAAGCTGCCTTGCAAGAGATAACTCATCTTGTCGATCAAAGACTTGCTACACAAAAAAAATCAGTGAAGGCATTGTTTGGTGCGGCCGAG CTTGAGATTGACGGTGATTTCTTATATTTTCTGGCAGACTGTGCTGTTATGGCG TTTCAGTATGGTAATCCTGATCAACTATGCTCCCCTCTTGTTCAAGCGAAGAAGAATGGAGAGGATTTGGTG GATGCATATGCCAAGTATGTCAAAGAATATTATTCAAGTGATGTCCAAATATACAATCAGAAGTACTTGAAAAACACGGCTCTTACCGAAGACACTTCTGCACGACTGTGGTGGTTCCAAGTTTGCACTGAAGTAGCATATTTTCAAGTGGCACCTAAAACTGACAGCATTCGATCCTCAAAAGTTGATACCAA ATACCATTTGGACCTATGCAAGAATGTCTTTGGGGAGGGTGTCTATCCTGATGTTGATGCTACAAATATATACTATGGGGGCACAAATATTGGAG GGACCAAAATAGTGTTTACAAACGGCTCACAAGATCCATGGCGTCACGCTTCAAAACAGACTTCATCTCCAGATA TGCCTTCCTACATTATCACTTGCCATAACTGTGGCCATGGAACCGATTTGCGAGGATGTCCCCAGTCTCCTTTAAGCCCTGAAG gcGATGCCAAGAAATGCAGCAACCCTGATGCAGTTCACAAAGTAAGACAAAAGATCATAGAAAACATAGACCTATGGTTGTCTCAGTGCCAAGACGGTGAAAAGAGTTGCATCTAG